One genomic region from Kineobactrum salinum encodes:
- a CDS encoding phytochrome family protein has translation MKDKPFYSEVEIEAALAACDSEPVHIPGAIQPFGVLICFDRELTCVEQLSSNIENFLGISVREGLAASPRALLGRAAYRRLRDELANGHRLPCVLVASRKREGKIRRFHVTAFRTGDSVVVELEPVVQVAHSRSLSLVNEHLKKLVNTHTETDVLTELVATVRVITGHDRTLIYRFDEHWNGRVVVESRNERLPSLLNHHFPATDIPPRYALSTTSTRYVLSQMPTRTQYRWCRPRKHLWT, from the coding sequence ATGAAAGATAAGCCGTTCTATTCCGAGGTGGAGATAGAGGCGGCTCTCGCAGCCTGTGATAGTGAACCTGTGCATATCCCCGGCGCCATTCAACCCTTTGGAGTTTTAATCTGCTTTGATCGGGAACTCACCTGTGTTGAACAGCTGAGCTCCAATATCGAGAACTTCCTGGGTATTTCCGTCAGGGAAGGCCTGGCCGCTTCTCCCCGGGCACTGCTTGGCAGAGCAGCGTATCGCCGCTTGCGTGACGAACTTGCCAACGGTCACCGGTTGCCCTGTGTGTTGGTAGCGAGCCGCAAAAGGGAAGGTAAAATCCGGCGCTTTCACGTGACCGCTTTCCGCACTGGTGATTCCGTGGTAGTGGAGTTGGAGCCCGTTGTCCAGGTGGCCCATTCCCGCTCGTTGTCCCTGGTCAATGAGCATTTGAAGAAGTTGGTCAACACTCATACGGAAACCGATGTCCTCACTGAATTGGTAGCGACGGTCAGGGTGATCACTGGTCATGATCGTACTCTGATCTACCGGTTTGACGAACACTGGAATGGTCGCGTGGTGGTGGAAAGTCGTAACGAGCGGTTACCTTCGCTGTTGAACCACCATTTCCCCGCCACGGATATTCCCCCCAGGTACGCGCTCTCTACGACGTCAACCCGCTACGTTTTATCGCAGATGCCAACCAGGACCCAGTACCGTTGGTGCCGTCCCAGGAAACACCTGTGGACTTGA
- a CDS encoding PEP-CTERM sorting domain-containing protein, translated as MPSTFVRFFAVAGLTLFVSTAAQASLIVNGGFDAGLSGWTVDPASTTGVTWDSGTAHVGRPGPDGVAIFEQSFDIVAGTNSLFVGFDYQWQINRPSTPDFFLAELLYESTSGTEIETLVFEDSSSVAFNTTFDFSGIVQLAGLNAGPNNGTIRFTLTEDNSGAGSRIQLDNVAVNAVPLPATLLLVIVGLAGMTVRRKRFAAGK; from the coding sequence ATGCCATCCACCTTTGTACGTTTTTTCGCTGTCGCGGGCTTGACGCTCTTCGTCTCCACGGCCGCCCAGGCCAGTCTGATAGTCAACGGGGGATTCGATGCGGGTCTTTCCGGCTGGACGGTTGACCCGGCTTCAACGACCGGGGTCACCTGGGATTCCGGAACCGCCCACGTGGGACGTCCGGGCCCAGACGGCGTGGCCATTTTTGAGCAATCATTCGACATTGTCGCGGGCACCAATAGCCTGTTTGTCGGATTTGACTACCAGTGGCAGATCAACAGGCCAAGCACACCGGACTTCTTCCTGGCGGAGCTGCTCTACGAGTCAACTTCGGGTACCGAGATCGAGACTCTGGTGTTCGAGGACAGCAGTAGCGTGGCATTCAATACCACATTCGATTTCTCCGGTATCGTGCAGCTTGCTGGCCTGAACGCGGGGCCGAATAACGGGACAATCCGCTTCACTCTTACTGAAGATAACTCGGGCGCGGGAAGCCGGATCCAGCTGGATAATGTCGCCGTCAACGCTGTACCGCTGCCGGCTACTCTCCTGTTGGTGATTGTGGGTCTGGCTGGCATGACAGTGCGGCGCAAGCGTTTTGCAGCTGGGAAATGA
- a CDS encoding SRPBCC family protein: MKISIETEVNAPLNRVWNAWVTPEDIRCWNFAIDEWCCPKAELDLQVGGSFNYRMEARDGSVGFDFEGEFTEVSPCKSIHYRLGDERKVEVRFIEIQDGVRVIETFEAEDENSAEQQRQGWLGILNNFKKHVESKSS, translated from the coding sequence ATGAAAATTTCAATTGAAACTGAAGTAAACGCGCCGTTGAACAGAGTTTGGAATGCCTGGGTGACACCTGAGGATATCAGGTGTTGGAACTTTGCCATCGATGAATGGTGTTGCCCGAAAGCAGAGTTGGATCTTCAGGTGGGTGGCAGCTTCAACTACCGGATGGAAGCCAGGGATGGTTCAGTGGGTTTCGATTTCGAGGGAGAGTTTACTGAGGTAAGCCCTTGCAAATCGATTCACTACAGGCTTGGAGATGAACGTAAAGTTGAGGTGCGATTTATAGAAATACAGGACGGCGTTAGGGTCATCGAAACGTTCGAAGCTGAAGATGAGAATTCGGCGGAGCAGCAAAGGCAAGGCTGGCTCGGCATCCTGAATAATTTCAAGAAGCACGTTGAGAGCAAGAGCAGCTAG
- a CDS encoding glutathione S-transferase family protein translates to MRDLRLRWACEEAGLAYSVRTVPFSDRGQDHLARQPFGQVPFLCDGELEIFESGAGLLHLARKSEKLMPRDSVGEAKTLQWIIAALNSMEMVTVPWWFLEMTGAKENHLGGWLESRLDHLEDILQEREWLAADRFTAADLLMADVLRIPKVRSLGDRPGTESYVTRITERTSFKKAHADQLAHFAAAD, encoded by the coding sequence GTGCGGGATCTGCGACTGAGGTGGGCGTGTGAGGAAGCGGGGCTTGCCTATTCCGTGCGAACGGTTCCTTTCAGCGACCGCGGGCAAGACCATTTGGCGCGTCAACCGTTTGGCCAGGTCCCTTTCCTGTGCGATGGTGAGCTTGAAATATTCGAAAGTGGCGCGGGGCTGCTGCATCTCGCCCGGAAAAGTGAAAAACTGATGCCGCGTGATTCCGTCGGGGAAGCTAAAACCTTACAGTGGATTATCGCTGCTCTCAACTCGATGGAGATGGTTACGGTTCCCTGGTGGTTCCTGGAAATGACTGGAGCAAAGGAGAATCATCTTGGCGGCTGGTTGGAAAGCCGCCTCGATCACCTGGAGGACATCCTGCAGGAGCGGGAATGGTTGGCGGCCGACCGCTTTACTGCCGCAGATCTACTAATGGCTGATGTCCTTCGCATACCGAAGGTTCGCTCGTTGGGAGATCGACCGGGCACAGAGTCCTATGTAACGCGGATCACTGAGCGCACCTCATTCAAGAAGGCTCATGCAGACCAGCTCGCGCATTTTGCTGCGGCGGATTGA
- a CDS encoding GGDEF domain-containing protein, with translation MSSHKQNADVLTQSGRDSVVTLVRVATQRLFLLKAEAAGRYREQIHQQRTVLAREVQERGPEQILAEHAAEWLQLFRARGVALVYRDQTSRHGCTPMDSQLLDLSTWLAEQWRELNPWATACLAQTGYPKSGDISCGCCGLLAMPLVIDVTTRGWLLFFRREQVEIIDWAGQPRKIPERVGDQLRLTPRQSFAVWREELRGQSLAWQPAELAAARDLGDDLAVLASAHEVTRLNERLESEGEALARANDHLHELAITDSLTGIMNRYRIEHLVQVALANAERYGQAFSLVLFDIDHFKQVNDSYGHDEGDRILKTLVNSLVPCLREGDQLGRWGGEEFMVLIPGTHLGGATEFAERLRARVVATDYGLRDPVTVSLGVTEWFPGDSLKDLLVRADSAMYRAKKAGRNQVFTDNSKEHD, from the coding sequence TTGAGCTCTCACAAACAGAATGCGGACGTACTGACGCAGTCCGGGCGCGATAGTGTAGTGACATTGGTGAGGGTGGCCACCCAGCGCCTGTTTTTGTTGAAGGCGGAGGCTGCGGGGCGTTATCGGGAACAAATCCATCAACAGCGGACAGTGCTGGCGCGCGAAGTTCAGGAACGGGGGCCAGAACAGATCCTCGCCGAACACGCCGCCGAATGGCTGCAGTTGTTTCGGGCCAGGGGAGTGGCATTGGTGTATCGCGACCAGACTTCCCGCCATGGCTGTACCCCGATGGATTCACAACTGCTGGATCTGTCGACCTGGCTCGCGGAACAGTGGCGGGAACTCAACCCCTGGGCCACTGCCTGCCTGGCGCAGACCGGCTATCCCAAGTCTGGTGATATTAGTTGTGGCTGTTGTGGGTTGTTGGCCATGCCCCTGGTAATAGATGTCACGACTCGTGGCTGGCTGCTTTTCTTTCGCCGGGAGCAGGTGGAAATCATCGATTGGGCAGGACAACCGCGAAAAATACCCGAGCGCGTCGGTGACCAACTAAGACTCACGCCACGACAGTCTTTTGCCGTGTGGCGGGAGGAATTGCGAGGGCAAAGCCTGGCGTGGCAGCCAGCGGAGTTGGCTGCTGCCAGAGACCTGGGCGATGACTTGGCAGTGTTGGCTTCGGCCCACGAGGTGACGCGTTTGAACGAACGCCTGGAGTCAGAAGGAGAGGCGCTGGCCCGCGCCAATGACCACTTGCACGAGCTGGCAATCACCGATTCGCTGACCGGCATAATGAACCGCTACCGCATTGAGCATCTGGTGCAGGTCGCCCTGGCCAATGCCGAACGCTATGGCCAGGCCTTCTCTCTGGTACTGTTTGACATTGACCATTTCAAGCAGGTGAATGATAGCTACGGGCATGATGAAGGGGACCGAATTCTGAAAACTCTGGTCAACAGCCTGGTCCCCTGTTTACGGGAGGGAGACCAGTTGGGTCGCTGGGGAGGAGAGGAATTTATGGTTCTGATACCGGGGACGCACCTTGGTGGTGCCACAGAGTTTGCTGAGCGACTGCGGGCTCGGGTAGTGGCAACGGATTATGGCTTGCGGGACCCTGTGACTGTTAGCCTGGGTGTTACCGAGTGGTTTCCGGGGGACAGTTTAAAGGACCTCCTGGTGCGCGCCGATAGCGCAATGTACCGGGCGAAAAAGGCTGGCCGTAATCAGGTTTTTACCGATAACAGCAAGGAGCATGACTAA
- a CDS encoding biliverdin-producing heme oxygenase codes for MHPPVLQQLREQTRPAHLALEAQPALKRLLSSRLTNREYGHLLQSMLAFYHSLESELIPATAALLERYPAADYRYLARAPLLASDCRALGHDSSGFTHSPIAFCLDGSAACLLGVLYVIEGSTQGGRLIARHLSDTLGVGRNSGASFFNIGRRDNSWAAFRRWLAQDLVYSYQNDVKHVVAGANMTFSALHAHLDQWRRFSHER; via the coding sequence ATGCATCCTCCAGTACTGCAACAATTGCGTGAGCAAACCCGGCCTGCGCACCTGGCATTGGAAGCTCAGCCTGCACTGAAAAGGCTGCTGTCCAGTCGGCTGACCAATAGGGAATACGGCCACCTGCTGCAATCCATGCTAGCGTTCTACCACTCCCTGGAGTCGGAGCTGATTCCCGCCACCGCGGCCCTGCTTGAGCGGTATCCAGCAGCGGATTATCGGTATCTGGCCCGCGCCCCCTTGCTGGCCAGTGATTGCCGGGCGCTGGGCCACGACTCCTCCGGTTTCACCCATTCTCCCATAGCATTCTGCCTGGACGGGAGTGCGGCTTGTCTGTTGGGGGTGCTTTATGTCATTGAGGGCTCTACCCAAGGCGGGAGATTAATTGCCAGACATCTGAGCGACACTCTGGGTGTGGGACGGAATTCAGGCGCCAGCTTTTTCAACATCGGCCGGCGAGATAATTCCTGGGCAGCTTTTCGTCGTTGGCTGGCGCAGGATCTGGTATACAGTTACCAGAATGACGTCAAGCATGTTGTAGCGGGGGCTAATATGACTTTTTCTGCATTACATGCCCACCTTGACCAGTGGCGACGTTTCAGCCATGAAAGATAA